The Streptomyces cathayae DNA segment ACCGCGCCGAGTTGATCCCCACCCTGGAAGCCTTCCTGGACTGCGACGGCTCCTGGACCCGCTGCGCCTCCCGGCTGCATCTGCACGTCAACACCCTGCGGTACCGGGTGGGCCGCATCGAGCAGCTGACGGGCCGCGACCTGTCCCGCCTGGAGGACAAACTGGACTTCTTCCTGGCCCTCCGCATGAGCTGACGGCGGGCCGCCGACGGGAGCCGGGGCGGGGCGGGGGTGGCGTGCGACGGATTCGCGCGCCGGTGGGGACTCACGGGCGCCGCCGGGGAGTTGCCTGTTCCCGCCCACCGGTCCAGGACTTTGTGAAATCCTTCACCCACCCTCTTGGCCCGGCCCCGTTGTTCGTGCTGAGATGCGGCCACCACTCAACAGCTCGAAGGCGTGCTCGGGGAGGGCAACGTGGCGCATACCGCCATGTCTGGTAACGGAACGACCGCTGGCGACGATCCCCTCCAGACCGCGGTATGGCGGCTGCGCTCACGCGCCTGCTGGGCCGACGCCGCCGCCCTGCTCACCCCGGTGACCCCGGCCACCGCGCTGCAGCGGGCGTCGCTCCTGGTGGAACGGTGCCTGTACACCGAGGCGGGGTGGGAGGAGGCCGAGGACGCGCTGCGCACGGCCGAGGCGCTGGCCGACAGCGACGACGAGCGGGGCGCGGCCGCTTGCGAACGCGGGTACTTGGCCTACGCCGCCACCCTGTTCGGCGTGCGGGACCGGGCCGACGAGGCACGGGCCGCGCTCGGGCGGGCGGCGGCGCTGATCCCGCCGGGAGTCGCGGCGCGGGCGCTGCTGGACTTCCGGCGCGGGCTGATCGCCGAGAACCTGACCCGGTCCCCGCAGTCGGCGCGCGCCGCGTACCACCGCGCCCACGCGGGCGCCACCGCGCACGCCGATCCGCTGCTGCTCTCCGGCACCTGGCGTCACCTCGCCGGACTCGCCCTGAGAGACGGCGAGTTGGCGGAAGCCCGGCACGGCTTCGCCGAATCACTGCGGATCCGCGAGGAGCTGGGCTATCTGGTCGGCACGGCCCCGGCCCTGGTCTCCCTCGCCGACACGGAGACCGACCCGGAGGCGTCCCGCCTGCGGGAGGAGGCCCGCCGCCTGCTGCGCCTGCTCGGCGGGGTCCCCACCTGGCTGGCCCGCCAACTGACCCCGCCGGCGCCGGGGGCGGCCCCGGCGTAGCGGCGCCCCGGCGTCCTCAGAGCTCCCCGGTGAAGTGGTCCTCCACCAGTGACCGCACCGCGTCCGGGTCACCCGCGATCAACGCGTCCAGCAGGGCGGTGTGTTCGTGAGCGTCGGCCACCAGCCGCGCCGCGCCGCCCCGGGCTCCGGGGGCGGAGCCCATCAGGGGCCACTGGGCGCGGCGGTGCAGGTCCTCGGCGATCCGGAGCAACTGTTCATTGCCGGCCAGGGCCAGCACCGCGCGATGGAAGGCGCGGTCGGACTCGGCGTACGTGGCACGGCAGCCGGAGGAGGCGGCGCGGATCGTGGCCTCGGCAAGGGGGCGCAGTTCGGCCCAGCGTTCGGCGGGCACCGTACGGGACAGCCGCAGCACCACCGGGATCTCGATCAGCGCCCGGACCTCGGTCAGTTCGGCCAGCTCCCGGTCGCCCCGCTCCACGACCCGGAACCCCCGGTTCGGCACCACCTCGACCGCGCCCTCCAGGGTGAGTTGCTGCATGGCCTCGCGGACCGGTGTCGCGGAGACCCCGAACCGCTCGGCCAGCACCGGCGCGGAGTACACCGCACCGGGCCGCAGATCACCCGTCACCAGGGCGGTGCGCAGCGCGGCGAGGATCTGCCCGCGTACGGAGGACCGCTGGACGGGCCGCCGGGGCAACGGAAGGGCCGGTTCGCCGTGCGTGTGCTCACCGCGTACGCCGTCGGCCCCGGCCCTGCCGGGCGCGGCGGCGCCGGCCCCCTCACCTCGCGGCCGGTTCCGCGGCCGGTCCACGTCCTCCGCGCCGGGCCGGGCGGGCACCCCGGCCCTGCCCGTGGCGTCCCGTCCGGTCCCCGTGTCGTCCACCCCGACAAAGCCCTCCGTGCCCTGCTTCACCGGGCCCTCCTCCGGATGTATCGGTACTTGGGGTCATTACGACGGCTTGTCACTCGCTCGTCAAGCACCTTAAGGGCAGCGGGCCCCCGGTTCACATTCCGACGATCTTAGGTAAGGTGAGGCTTACCTTTATTGACCCGGTGTCGGGCGGGCTTCGGTCCGGCTCGACGAGACGTGCAGGGGTGGTCCCATGGCAGTGCCCGGTTCGGCCGTCGCGGACGCGTACGCCCGCTTGGCAGAGGTCTTCCCGGCACTCGTCGTCACCGAACTCGCCGCCGGCGAGGAGACCCCCCGGGGCGGCGCCTGGGTCGCCGCCGACGCCCTGGCCGAAGGGGACGGCGGGAGCGCGCTGGACGCCTTCCTGGCCTGGGACGAGAGCCAGATACTGCGGGACTACGAGCAGCGGGCCCGCCCGGACGTGGTCGCCAGTTTCGGACTGCACCGCTACGCCTGGCCCGCCTGCCTGCTGATCACCGTGCCGTGGTTCCTGCACCGCCGCGTGCCGCGCTATCCCGTGACGCACGTCTCCTTCGACCGCACCGCCGCCGGACTCGCCGTGGGCCGCATGGCCGTACGGCCGGACACCTTCGCCTGCCTCCCCGACGACCCGGCGGCCTCGCTGCCCGGCGCCCGCGTGGTGGCGGACGAGGAGGCGCTGCGGGCCGAGGTGCGGACCGCCGTCGCCGAGCACCTCGAACCCGTCCTGACGGGCTTCGGCCCGCGGATGCGGCGGCGCGGCCGCGCCCTGTGGGGCATGGCGACCGACGAGATCGTGGAGAGCCTGCGGTACGTCGGCCAACTGCTCGGCGAGGAGGAGCGGGCCCTGCGGGAGCTGGAACTGCTGCTGCCCGGCGCGACCAGGCCGTACGTCGGCGCGGCGGGGTTCCGCCGGGTGAGCGGGCCCGAGGGCGGGCCGACGCACACCCGGGACCGGATCAGCTGCTGCATGTTCTACACCCTGCGCCCCGAGGACATCTGCGCCACCTGCCCGCGCACCTGCGGGGGCCCGAAGGCCGTCACCAGGGAGCTCGCGAAGGCGAGTTGACGTCACGAAGGTCACAGTCGATTCACCATTCCCTCACTTGTCGCGAGAACCCTCCACCGAACCACTCGTACGAGTAGTCTCAATCGAACCCAACTCCCGCAACTCAAGCGTCAGTTCGAACGGAATGACGCCCTGGGTGTCCCCTCGCGCTCCGATGGACGCCACTTGCTCCGAAATCCCCTGAGGGACGGTGGGACTGGGCCACTATGGCGGGCGTTACGCCCTATCCCAATGCAAGGGACCCCTAGATGAGACTGACCGACATATCGCTGAATTGGCTGCTTCCGGGCGCCGTACTGCTCCTGGGCATGTCGGCGGCGGTGGCGGTGCTCGCGCGCGGCAAGCGCTCCTCGGTCAAGGACACGCGTGCGGACGACTCGTGGGAGCGCAGCGAGGAGCGCCGCAGGCGCAAGGAGGCCCTCTACGGCACCGTCTCCTACATCCTGCTGTTCTGCTGTGCGGCGGTGGCGGCGGCGCTCTCCTTCCACGGCCTGGTCGGCTTCGGTGAGCAGAACCTCGGCCTGTCCGGCGGCTGGCAGTACCTCGTCCCCTTCGGTCTGGACGGCGCGGCGATGTTCTGCTCGGTGCTCGCCGTGCGCGAGGCGAGCCACGGTGACGCGGCGCTCGGCTCCCGCATCCTCGTGTGGACGTTCGCGTTCGCCGCGGCCTGGTTCAACTGGGTGCACGCCCCCCGGGGCCTCGGACACGCGGGCGCCCCGCACTTCTTCGCGGGCATGTCCCTGTCGGCGGCCGTGCTGTTCGACCGCGCGCTGAAGCAGACCCGCCGGGCCGCCCTGCGCGAACAGGGCCTGGTGCCGCGCCCGTTGCCGCAGATCCGTATCGTCCGCTGGCTGCGGGCCCCCCGCGAGACGTACCGTGCCTGGTCGCTGATGCTCCTGGAGGGCGTGCGCAGCCTGGACGAGGCGGTCGAGGAGGTCCGCGAGGACCAGCGCCAGAAGGACGAGACGCGACGGCGCAGGCGCGACCACGAGCGGGTGGAGCGGGCGCGGCTGAAGGCGATCAGCCGCGGCCACCGCGGTGTCCTGGGCCGGGGCGCCGGCCACCCGGCCCAGGCTCCGACGGTGGAGCGGGCCGACGACATGGTCTCCGCGGAGCCCGTCATACCGGCGCCGGAGGCCCTGCCGATGCGTGCGCGTCCCTCCCTCCAGCCGGTACGCGGCGGTTCCGACCCGATGACCGTGGACCTCACCGCGGAGGACGACACCCAGGCACTGCCGCGCCTGGACTCCCTGGAGCGCAAGCTCAAGGACCTGGAGCAGCAGTTCGGCTGACGGGCGACGGCGCGTCAGGCGGCGTCCGCGTCGAGTTCGAACCAGACCGCCTTGCCCACCGCGTGCGCCCTGATCCCCCACGCGTCGGCGAGGCGGTCGAGCAGCACCAGCCCCCGGCCGTGCGTACCGTCACCTGCGTCCGGTACCCGCGGCCGGGGTTCGTCGTGCACGAAGTCCCGTACCTCGACCCGTAGTCCGCGGGGTCCGACGGTGGCGGTGAGGACCGCCGCCCGGTCGGTGTGGACCAGCGCGTTGGTGACGAGCTCGGTGGTGAGCAGCTCGGCCGTCTCCGACTGTCCGGGGCTGCCCCAGTGCCTGAGCAGTTCGCGCAGGTCGTGGCGGGACTCGGGCACCGCCCGCAGGTCCGCGCGCCCCAGCCGGCGTCGTAGCCGTGCCGCCGGGGTCCGCTCCCCGTCGCCGTCGGCCGTCTCCTCCACGGTCGTCTCCCGGATCGTCCCGGCCGTACCGGGACCACCCCCTCGTGCCTGCCTTCTCATGGCCCCCGCCCGCGTCGTGGTGTCGGTTCCCCCTGCGGCTCGAACACGTCCACGGGAAACCATGCCCCGTCACCCGCGCGCCAAGTCATGGGGCGTGGTCAAGGCCGGTTATTGGCCGAACTTCAACGGCCACACACGTGTGCGGGGCCGTTCTCACGGCGTTGCGGGTCCGGGTGACCGGCAGCACCCGCCCCGTCCCGTCCCGGGCAACGCGTACGCCATGGGCCAGGGCTGCGGCGGCGTCTGCCCCCGCGGTACTTCGACGTGGACCTGGACAAGAACCGGCCCATCGCCCGCGCGGCCGCCGGGAACGACGCCGGTACGCCGATCCCGGCGGTCCGCATGCCCCACCGGGTCTCCGCGACGGACCCGGAGGTGCTGCGGGTCACCGCCCGGACCGGGGCCCACGACTGCCTCCGGCGCACGGTGCCGGACCGGTCCTCGGCCGGCCGCTCCGGCACCGTGCGGATCGACGACCGGGACCGTCCGTTCCACACCAGCGGCACCGAGGGCCCGCCCCGCTACGAGTACGACACCGCAGCCCGCCGCCGGGCGCCCCGGACGGGCTGAATCCCGTTACGGCCTGATCCGGCGAACAGGCCCTACGGCCGGGGCACGTTGCGCAGGTTGGAACGCGCCATCTGGAGCATCCGGCCGACCCCGCCGTCCAGCACCATCTTCGACGCGGACAGCGCGAAACCGCTCACCATCTCGGCGCTGATCTTCGGCGGGATGGACAGCGCGTTGGGGTCGGTGACGATGTCGACGAGGGCCGGGCCCTTGTGCTTGAACGCCGACTTGAGGGCCCCGGCGAGTTCCTTCGGCTTCTCCACCCGCACCCCGTGCGCGCCGCAGGCGCGGGCGACGGCGGCGAAGTCGGGGTTCTTCATGGCGGTTCCGTGCGAGGGCAGCCCGGCGACCAGCATCTCCAACTCGACCATGCTGAGCGAGGAGTTGTTGAAGAGGACGACCTTCACCGGCAGGTCGTACTGGACGAGGGTGAGGAAGTCGCCCATGAGCATGGTGAATCCGCCGTCCCCGGACATCGACACGACCTGTCGGCCCCGGTCGACGAACTGCGCCCCGATCGCCATCGGCAGCGCGTTCGCCATCGAGCCGTGGGAGAACGAGCCGATGACCCGGCGGCGGCCATTGGGCGAGATGTAGCGGGCCGCCCAGACGTTGCACATCCCGGTGTCAACCGTGAACACCGCGTCTTCGTCGGCGAGTTCGTCCAGCACGGAGGCCACGTACTCGGGGTGGATCGGCACGTGCTTCTCGACCTTCCGGGTGTACGCCTTCACCACCCCCTCCAGCGCGCCCGCGTGCTTCTTCAGCATCCGGTCGAGGAACCTGCGGTCGTCCTTGGCCCTGACCCTCGGGGTCAGACAGCGCAGCGTCTCCCGTACGTCGCCCCACACCGCGAGGTCCAGTTTCGAGCGGCGGCCGAGGTTCTCGGGCCGCACGTCGACCTGGACGATCTTCACGTCGTCGGGCAGGAAGGCGTTGTACGGGAAGTCGGTGCCGAGCAGGATCAGCAGGTCGCACTCGTGGGTGGCCTCGTAGGCGGCGCCGTACCCGAGCAGCCCGCTCATGCCGACGTCGTACGGGTTGTCGTACTGGATCCACTCCTTGCCGCGCAGGGCGTGCCCGACCGGGGACTTGATCTTCTGGGCGAACTCCATGACCTCGGCGTGCGCGCCCTGCGTGCCGGCGCCGCAGAAGAGGGTGACCTTCCCGGCCGCGTCGATCATGTCGACGAGCCGGTCGATCTCGGCGTCGCCGGGCCGGACCGTGGGCCGGGAGGTGACCAGGGCGGTCTCCACGGCCTTCTCCGGGGCGGCGTGGTCGGCGATGTCGCCGGGCAGGGTGACGACGCTGACCCCGGAGCGGCCCACCGCGTTCTGGATGGCGGTGTGCAGCAGCCGGGGCATCTGCTGCGGGCTGGAGATCATCTCGCTGTAGTGGCTGCACTCGCGGAACAGCTGGTCGGGATGGGTCTCCTGGAAGTAGCCGAGGCCGATCTCGCTGGACGGGATGTGCGAGGCGAGGGCGAGGACCGGGGCCATGGACCGGTGGGCGTCGTACAGCCCGTTGATGAGGTGGAGGTTGCCGGGCCCGCAGGAGCCGGCGCAGGCGGTGAGCCGGCCGGTGATCTGGGCCTCGGCACCGGCGGCGAAGGCGGCGGTCTCCTCGTGCCGGACGTGGACCCAGTCGATGGCGGAGTTGCGGCGCACGGCGTCGACCACGGGGTTGAGGCTGTCGCCGACGACGCCGTAGAGGCGCTTGACTCCCGCGCGGGTCAGGATGTCGACGAACTGTTCCGCGACGTTCTGTTTGGCCATGACTCTCGTGTGCCCCTTCGGTGTCCGTGATTCCCTCGGGCTTGCGGGCTTCTGGATCTCCCTCCGGGGTCCATGAATTCACACCCGACGCGCTCACGCCTCCCAGACGGCGGCGGCCGTACGGTCGTCCCCGTACCCCTTGACCCGTGCCTGGGCGTCGGTGAGGAAGGCGGCGAGGCCCGGTGGTTCGGGGCGGGACCACCGCTCGGCCAGGTGGGCCCGGAGTTCCCGCTCGCCGCGCAGCGGATCGGCGAGGCCCGTACTGCACAGCAGGAGGGTGTCACCCTGGCGGGCTACGGAGGTACGGAAGCGGAAGGGTTCGCGCGGGGGGCCGGGGGCGGGCTCGTAGGGGCTCGGGGGCGTCGGGATGCCGAGGTCCATGGTGAGCCGGTCGCCCTCGGGGGTCTCGGAGGGCGGCGAGCCGAAGCCCATCACGGCCTCTCCCCTGGCCTCGGCGGCCTTCGGTTCGATGTCCTGCCACGCGCCGTCCCGCAGCCGGAACAGGCCGCCGGTGCCGACGCCGAAGAACACCCGGATACGGCATTCGGGGTCGGCGGGCAGCAGGAGGCAGCGCAGGGTGGCCCCGTACGCCTCGGGTGCGAGGCCCTGTTCGGCGGCGCCCGCGCGGAGCCTGCCGAGGGTGCGGTCGGTGAGGCGGTGCAGTCCGGACTTGAGTTCGCCGCGCCGGGCGGCCCTGATGTCCTCGGCGAGGCGGGAGTGGCTGAGGCCCACCGCCTCGCCCATCCACCGGCAGGCCTCGGCGGCCGCGCGGTGCGCGCCGGGAGCGGCCCGTGCGCCGGTCGCGACCGCCACCAGCACCAGTGCCCGGTCCCCGCTGCCGAACCGGGCGGTCAGCAGGGCGTCCCGCCGCGGTTCGCCCCGGTGGCGCGCGAAGTCGCCCCGTACGGACACGGCCCGCAGGGTGCAGGCCCCGTACCGGGCGCCGTCCAGCACGGTGTCCGGGACCAGGTCGTCCAGTGCGTGGGGGTCGGCGGCGGGCAGCGCGGTGGGTTCGGCGTCGTGGACGGGCGGACGAGGACCCACACGGCCGCCCGGCACCGGCGGCGCTTCGGCGGGGCGGACGCGGCGCGGGGCACGCGGAACCCGCGGGGCACGGGGGTCGGCGGGGGCGTCGGCGGGGGTGGGCACGGCCTCGGCGGCGGGCGCGGCCGGTCTCTCGTTCACCGTGCCGGCCGCGGAGTCGAAGCGGTCGTCGAGGGAGTCGGCCGCGGGCGCGGGGCCCGTGTCGCCGCCGGCCTCGGCGTCGTACAACTGCCGCCACCAGTCGTCCTGGTGGCCGGCGGACCCGCCCCCCTGCTCACTCATACCCTCAATTCTCCACCGCGAGGGCCCTGGGGAAACGGGGCATCGGGAAATCCGTCCCCGGCGCCGGGCGGCGACGGCACGCCACCCGCCGCGGGGAGCCTGCCGTCCGGCAGACGGGGGCGGTGCGGGTTCGGCGCACCCGGTCTGCGCCTTCTGCCGTCTTCCGGCACCCTGGACCAGTGACTCCGCTCCCCCTCCCGAAGGAAGAAGGCTTCCCACCCGAGGGTTGCGGTCCAGCCCGAACCGATCCCTTGCGGGACACCAGAAACGTACATCAGGGATTCGATTCCCCCACCGGCTGAAACCGGTGGTTCCCTCGAAAGAGATCCGATGGGAGCGTGGGACCTCCTGCTGGCCGGACTGGTGATCCTGCTCGGCCTGTGCGGAGTACTGCTGCCCGGGGTGCCGGGGTCGTGGCTGGTGTGGGCCGGGATCCTCTGGTGGGCCCTGAAGGACCCGCGGCCCGTGGCGTGGTGGGTGCTCGTCGGGTCGACCGCCGCCCTGCTCCTCTCCCAGGTGGTCCGCTGGACGCTGCCGCCCCGCCGGCTGCGGGCCGACGGGACCGCGGGGCGGGTGCGGGCGTACGCCGGCGCGGGGTCGTTCCTCGGCTTCGTCCTGGTGCCCGTGCTGGGCTCCGTCCCGGGCTTCGTGGCCGGGATCTACGCCGGCGAGCGGATCCGTCTGGGACGCCACGGCGAAGCGGTCGCGGCGACGCGTACGGCGATGCGCGCGGGCGGCTGGAGCCTGCTGACCGAGCTGTTCACCTGTCAGCTGATCACGGTGGCCTGGCTCGGCGCGGTGTTCTGGGGCTGAGCGCCCCGGACACGACGGGCCCCGGCTACGGGCGGAGCGCTCCTTCGTGGGTGAGCAGGCGTACCTTGCGGTCCAGGCCGCCCGCGTATCCGGTCAGGGTCCCGTCGGCGCCGATCACCCGGTGGCAGGGGCGCACGATCAGCAGCGGGTTGGCGCCGATCGCGCCGCCCACGGCCCGTACGGCGGCCCGGGAGGCGCCGATCCGGGCGGCGATCTCGCCGTACGACACGGTCGACCCGTAGGGGACGTCGTCGAGCGCGGCCCAGACCTTCTCCCGGAAGGGGGTGCCGGCGGTGTGCAGGGGCAGCCGGAAATCCCTCAGCTCACCGGCGAAGTACGCGGCGAGCTGTTCCTCCGCCGCGCGGAACGGTCCCGGGTCCTGCCGCCCGCCTTCCGGCACACCGCGACCGCCCTTCTGGCCGGGCACGGAGAGCGAGGTCAGCTCCCCGTCCGGTCCGGCGGTGAGGAGCAGCGGCCCGAGCGGACTCGGCACGCTCGTCCAGTACGGGTGCGGGGTGCTCGTCACGTTCGCCATGTTCGCCGTATTCGCCGCGTTCATCGCGTTCGTCGCGTTCGTCGTGGTCATCGGTACTCCAACTCCCCTGCCGCGCGCAGGTGGTTCAGTGCGTATGAGCGCCAGGGGCGCCAGCTGCCGGGCAGTTCCGGACCGGGTGGGGCCGCGTCCGGGTCGCCGAGGGCACGGGTGCGGATCTCGGCGATGGTACGGGCGTCCAGGCCGGGAACGGCGCGCAGGGCGTCCGCGGTGTCGTCCCGGTCGGCGCCGGGGTCGAGGCGTACGGTGCCGTCCGCGAGGGCGGCGGTGAGCGCGCCCAGGGTGCCGCCGGGTTCGGCCTCGGCGAGGACGGCCGGTTCGGGGAAGAGGTGGGTGAGGCCGTCGCAGGGGGCGTCGAGCCTCTTGCCGTACCGCTGGACCAGCCGCGCGGCCTCCTCGCGGCCCACCAGGGCCCGGACCGCGGGTTCCTCCGGGTCGGCGGTGCCCGGCGAGCGCAGTCCGGGCCGGGCGGCGACCAGTGGGGCGAGCCGCGCGTCGGCGCCGAGCCGTTCGTCCACGGCGTACGGGTCCGCGTCCAGGTCGAAGAGGCGGCGCAGCCGCTGTACGGCGGTGGTCAGGTCCCGGAGGTCGGTCAGGTGGATGCGGGCGTCGAGCCAGCCTCCGGGGTGGGCCGCGGAGCCGGTGCGCGTGGTCCCGGGACGTTCGTCGACGGCGGTGACGCCGATGCCGTACGGGAGCCGCAGGGTGCGCCGGTAGGTGCGGGCACCCGGGGCCCCGGTGACGTCCTCGACGCCCGGGACGGCCTCGTGTTCCAGCAGGTCGAAGACGGGGCGGGGCTGGTACGGGCCGCGGTGGGCGAGCCGCACGGGGATGCCCGCCGCGGGGGTGGCCGTACGGCGGGCGGCGGCCCGGCCGCCGCCGGGTGCGGTGGCGCGCAGTGCGGTGGGGGTCATGGCGTACACGGCCCGGACGGTGTCGTTGAACTGCCGCACGCTGGCGAACCCGGCGGCGAAGGCGATCTCGGTGATCGGGAGCCCGGTGGTCTGCAGCAGTACGCGCGCGGTGTGCGCGCGCTGCGCGCGGGCGAGGGCGACGGGCCCGGCGCCCAGTTCGCCGGTGAGCTGGCGCTGCACCTGGCGGGCGCTGTAGCCGAGCCGGGCGGCCAGTCCGGCGACGCCCTCGCGGTCGACCACCCCGTCGGCGATCAGCCGCATGGCCCGGCCCACCACGTCGGCGCGCACGTTCCACTCGGCGGAGCCGGGGACGGCGTCCGGACGGCACCGCCGGCAGGCCCGGAATCCGGCGCCCTGCGCGGCGGCGGCGGTCGCGAAGAACCGCACGTTGCGTCGTTTCGGTGTGACGGCGGGGCAGCTGGGACGGCAGTAGATCCCGGTCGTCCCGACGGCGAAGAAGAACGCGCCGTCGAACCGTCCGTCCCGGCTGCGCACCGCCTCGTACCTGCTGTCCTCGTCCATCACACCGTCCAGTCTCCGCCGGCCGGGGCAGACCGGCTGGCGGAAATCGGACAGGGAGGTGCGG contains these protein-coding regions:
- a CDS encoding GntR family transcriptional regulator; translated protein: MKQGTEGFVGVDDTGTGRDATGRAGVPARPGAEDVDRPRNRPRGEGAGAAAPGRAGADGVRGEHTHGEPALPLPRRPVQRSSVRGQILAALRTALVTGDLRPGAVYSAPVLAERFGVSATPVREAMQQLTLEGAVEVVPNRGFRVVERGDRELAELTEVRALIEIPVVLRLSRTVPAERWAELRPLAEATIRAASSGCRATYAESDRAFHRAVLALAGNEQLLRIAEDLHRRAQWPLMGSAPGARGGAARLVADAHEHTALLDALIAGDPDAVRSLVEDHFTGEL
- a CDS encoding (2Fe-2S)-binding protein, which encodes MAVPGSAVADAYARLAEVFPALVVTELAAGEETPRGGAWVAADALAEGDGGSALDAFLAWDESQILRDYEQRARPDVVASFGLHRYAWPACLLITVPWFLHRRVPRYPVTHVSFDRTAAGLAVGRMAVRPDTFACLPDDPAASLPGARVVADEEALRAEVRTAVAEHLEPVLTGFGPRMRRRGRALWGMATDEIVESLRYVGQLLGEEERALRELELLLPGATRPYVGAAGFRRVSGPEGGPTHTRDRISCCMFYTLRPEDICATCPRTCGGPKAVTRELAKAS
- a CDS encoding DUF2637 domain-containing protein, coding for MRLTDISLNWLLPGAVLLLGMSAAVAVLARGKRSSVKDTRADDSWERSEERRRRKEALYGTVSYILLFCCAAVAAALSFHGLVGFGEQNLGLSGGWQYLVPFGLDGAAMFCSVLAVREASHGDAALGSRILVWTFAFAAAWFNWVHAPRGLGHAGAPHFFAGMSLSAAVLFDRALKQTRRAALREQGLVPRPLPQIRIVRWLRAPRETYRAWSLMLLEGVRSLDEAVEEVREDQRQKDETRRRRRDHERVERARLKAISRGHRGVLGRGAGHPAQAPTVERADDMVSAEPVIPAPEALPMRARPSLQPVRGGSDPMTVDLTAEDDTQALPRLDSLERKLKDLEQQFG
- a CDS encoding ATP-binding protein, whose product is MEETADGDGERTPAARLRRRLGRADLRAVPESRHDLRELLRHWGSPGQSETAELLTTELVTNALVHTDRAAVLTATVGPRGLRVEVRDFVHDEPRPRVPDAGDGTHGRGLVLLDRLADAWGIRAHAVGKAVWFELDADAA
- a CDS encoding pyruvate dehydrogenase, yielding MAKQNVAEQFVDILTRAGVKRLYGVVGDSLNPVVDAVRRNSAIDWVHVRHEETAAFAAGAEAQITGRLTACAGSCGPGNLHLINGLYDAHRSMAPVLALASHIPSSEIGLGYFQETHPDQLFRECSHYSEMISSPQQMPRLLHTAIQNAVGRSGVSVVTLPGDIADHAAPEKAVETALVTSRPTVRPGDAEIDRLVDMIDAAGKVTLFCGAGTQGAHAEVMEFAQKIKSPVGHALRGKEWIQYDNPYDVGMSGLLGYGAAYEATHECDLLILLGTDFPYNAFLPDDVKIVQVDVRPENLGRRSKLDLAVWGDVRETLRCLTPRVRAKDDRRFLDRMLKKHAGALEGVVKAYTRKVEKHVPIHPEYVASVLDELADEDAVFTVDTGMCNVWAARYISPNGRRRVIGSFSHGSMANALPMAIGAQFVDRGRQVVSMSGDGGFTMLMGDFLTLVQYDLPVKVVLFNNSSLSMVELEMLVAGLPSHGTAMKNPDFAAVARACGAHGVRVEKPKELAGALKSAFKHKGPALVDIVTDPNALSIPPKISAEMVSGFALSASKMVLDGGVGRMLQMARSNLRNVPRP
- a CDS encoding protein phosphatase 2C domain-containing protein, coding for MSEQGGGSAGHQDDWWRQLYDAEAGGDTGPAPAADSLDDRFDSAAGTVNERPAAPAAEAVPTPADAPADPRAPRVPRAPRRVRPAEAPPVPGGRVGPRPPVHDAEPTALPAADPHALDDLVPDTVLDGARYGACTLRAVSVRGDFARHRGEPRRDALLTARFGSGDRALVLVAVATGARAAPGAHRAAAEACRWMGEAVGLSHSRLAEDIRAARRGELKSGLHRLTDRTLGRLRAGAAEQGLAPEAYGATLRCLLLPADPECRIRVFFGVGTGGLFRLRDGAWQDIEPKAAEARGEAVMGFGSPPSETPEGDRLTMDLGIPTPPSPYEPAPGPPREPFRFRTSVARQGDTLLLCSTGLADPLRGERELRAHLAERWSRPEPPGLAAFLTDAQARVKGYGDDRTAAAVWEA
- a CDS encoding DUF456 domain-containing protein, whose amino-acid sequence is MGAWDLLLAGLVILLGLCGVLLPGVPGSWLVWAGILWWALKDPRPVAWWVLVGSTAALLLSQVVRWTLPPRRLRADGTAGRVRAYAGAGSFLGFVLVPVLGSVPGFVAGIYAGERIRLGRHGEAVAATRTAMRAGGWSLLTELFTCQLITVAWLGAVFWG
- a CDS encoding methylated-DNA--[protein]-cysteine S-methyltransferase yields the protein MANVTSTPHPYWTSVPSPLGPLLLTAGPDGELTSLSVPGQKGGRGVPEGGRQDPGPFRAAEEQLAAYFAGELRDFRLPLHTAGTPFREKVWAALDDVPYGSTVSYGEIAARIGASRAAVRAVGGAIGANPLLIVRPCHRVIGADGTLTGYAGGLDRKVRLLTHEGALRP
- a CDS encoding DNA-3-methyladenine glycosylase 2 family protein — protein: MDEDSRYEAVRSRDGRFDGAFFFAVGTTGIYCRPSCPAVTPKRRNVRFFATAAAAQGAGFRACRRCRPDAVPGSAEWNVRADVVGRAMRLIADGVVDREGVAGLAARLGYSARQVQRQLTGELGAGPVALARAQRAHTARVLLQTTGLPITEIAFAAGFASVRQFNDTVRAVYAMTPTALRATAPGGGRAAARRTATPAAGIPVRLAHRGPYQPRPVFDLLEHEAVPGVEDVTGAPGARTYRRTLRLPYGIGVTAVDERPGTTRTGSAAHPGGWLDARIHLTDLRDLTTAVQRLRRLFDLDADPYAVDERLGADARLAPLVAARPGLRSPGTADPEEPAVRALVGREEAARLVQRYGKRLDAPCDGLTHLFPEPAVLAEAEPGGTLGALTAALADGTVRLDPGADRDDTADALRAVPGLDARTIAEIRTRALGDPDAAPPGPELPGSWRPWRSYALNHLRAAGELEYR